The DNA window TATTAAGGTTTAAATACCGAACAGCTTATTCGTTAAGCGTTGCGCTGTCTTCGCTATAAAGGTTCGCATCGTTGACTCAAGCTACGTTCATTTTAATCATTGGATTATAAATGATAGTCTAGTTGAATAGAGTTATGGTACTGGACTGACACAGCTAAAATGGTGGGATAGATTTTGGCGATTTTCTGGGCGCACAACCTGCGCCCCTACAGTTATAATCCACCCAATTAGGTGTGCCACGCCACTACAATTTTGATGATTATTGAATACCTCTAGCTGTTTATGTCGTGGGATACATTTTTACAACAAATTGCAGATTGTCAGGGTATATTTGATGCCGATGAGAGACAGGTGTTTTGTTGGCGCTTTGCGGAACAGAATTGGGGAGAACTTGATGCCAAAATTGCTGACGATTTGCATATCAGTGAAGCGACGCTGCAACGGCGAATGGGACGAATTTATGCGACATTTTCCCATTCTTGTCCGGCGCTGAATACGGAGAAAAAGGGTAAATTTAAGCGCTTGCGAGACTGGTTAAAGCGAGAGTATGTGCGATATCAACAGCATGGAGAACAACTGAGAAATTTAGAGACAGATTCTGGTGCGATCGCGACTCCTCTTTGTCAAGATCGTTATATTGAACCGGGGATTCTGCCTACCTGTTACCAGGAAATCCTGAAGCCGGGATGTTTACTGCGGATTAAAGCGCCGTGGAAGATGGGGAAAACGGAATTGATGTCACGGGTGTTGAATGATGCGGCGGATCAGGGTTATCGCGCCGTGAGTTTGAATCTGCGGGATGCAACTGCAACGGATTTTCAAGATTTGAATCGATTTCTGCAATGGTTCTGTACCAGTGTGACGCTGAGTCTGAACCAAGAATCATTGTCAGATAATC is part of the Coleofasciculus chthonoplastes PCC 7420 genome and encodes:
- a CDS encoding AAA-like domain-containing protein, with amino-acid sequence MSWDTFLQQIADCQGIFDADERQVFCWRFAEQNWGELDAKIADDLHISEATLQRRMGRIYATFSHSCPALNTEKKGKFKRLRDWLKREYVRYQQHGEQLRNLETDSGAIATPLCQDRYIEPGILPTCYQEILKPGCLLRIKAPWKMGKTELMSRVLNDAADQGYRAVSLNLRDATATDFQDLNRFLQWFCTSVTLSLNQESLSDNPVAEHWQKSIGNSKNKCKTYFEKHLLPGDSCLVLGLDEVDRIFPYPDVAGEFLGMLRTRHEEAKTRPIWGKLRQVLVYTESLLC